In Agromyces archimandritae, one genomic interval encodes:
- the resB gene encoding cytochrome c biogenesis protein ResB — MSQRSEPEGGPDDTHVASDPKRPADHIDSDEREVQQPALGVVGWLRWFWRQLTSMRTAILLLLLLAVAAVPGSLVPQRSSDPNGVTQYYRDNPDLAPVLDWFSMFDVYTSPWFSAVYLLLFVSLIGCIIPRTKHHWQALRARPPRTPVRLSRLAGHRELRVGADAAGVDAARAIDEAAVVLKQQGYRVERYELRGQPSVSAERGYLRETGNLVFHTALVGILVAVAVGGGWGFSGQRVLVEGQSFVNTLSAYDSFNPGRFFDDAALDPYRLTLDDLDAVYETENLDAYGQPIDFTATVEVESRDGTVDPGTVKVNEPLRTHGTDVFLLGNGYAPTVTVRDPAGEVVFSDSIPFLPQDANLTSTGVIKVTDGLAEQLGFIGFFYPTQEVMSSGAYTSNYPDLVLPMLTLRGWSGDLGIDEGTPKSVYELDPEGMTPIAGGDADAPSIELMPGETAELPDGLGSITFEHADPDAVDGDFSHSVKRFASFDIHHDPVQGWVLTFAILILGGLMVSLFVPRRRVWVKARTEADGGFVLEYAGLARGEDHRLDEAVAAIAVKHAERLGIDPAAGAEPDARPETSST, encoded by the coding sequence TTGTCACAGCGATCTGAGCCCGAAGGCGGACCCGACGACACGCACGTCGCCTCGGACCCGAAGCGCCCGGCCGACCACATCGACTCCGACGAGCGCGAGGTGCAGCAGCCGGCGCTCGGCGTCGTCGGCTGGCTGCGCTGGTTCTGGCGGCAGCTGACGAGCATGCGCACGGCGATCCTGCTGCTGCTGCTGCTCGCCGTCGCCGCGGTGCCGGGTTCGCTCGTGCCGCAGCGTTCGAGCGACCCGAACGGCGTCACGCAGTACTACCGCGACAACCCCGACCTCGCGCCCGTGCTCGACTGGTTCAGCATGTTCGACGTGTACACCTCGCCGTGGTTCTCGGCCGTGTACCTGCTGCTGTTCGTCTCGCTCATCGGCTGCATCATCCCGCGCACGAAGCATCACTGGCAGGCGTTGCGCGCCCGGCCGCCGCGGACGCCGGTGCGCCTGTCGCGCCTCGCGGGCCATCGCGAACTCCGGGTGGGTGCGGATGCCGCGGGCGTGGATGCCGCCCGGGCGATCGACGAGGCGGCGGTCGTGCTGAAGCAGCAGGGCTACCGTGTCGAGCGCTACGAGCTGCGCGGGCAGCCCTCGGTGTCGGCCGAGCGCGGCTACCTGCGCGAGACCGGCAACCTCGTCTTCCACACGGCGCTCGTCGGCATCCTCGTCGCGGTCGCCGTCGGCGGCGGCTGGGGGTTCTCGGGGCAGCGGGTGCTCGTGGAGGGGCAGTCGTTCGTGAACACCCTCTCGGCCTACGACTCCTTCAACCCGGGGCGGTTCTTCGACGATGCGGCGCTGGATCCGTACCGCCTCACCCTCGACGACCTCGACGCCGTGTACGAGACCGAGAACCTCGACGCCTACGGCCAGCCGATCGACTTCACGGCGACGGTCGAGGTCGAAAGCCGCGACGGAACCGTCGACCCGGGCACCGTCAAGGTGAACGAGCCGCTGCGCACGCACGGCACCGACGTGTTCCTGCTCGGCAACGGCTACGCGCCCACGGTGACGGTGCGCGACCCGGCCGGCGAGGTCGTCTTCAGCGACTCGATCCCGTTCCTGCCGCAGGATGCGAACCTCACCTCGACGGGCGTCATCAAGGTCACCGACGGCTTGGCCGAGCAGCTCGGCTTCATCGGCTTCTTCTACCCGACGCAGGAGGTCATGTCCTCCGGCGCGTACACCTCCAACTACCCCGACCTCGTCCTGCCGATGCTGACGCTGCGCGGCTGGTCGGGCGACCTCGGCATCGACGAGGGCACCCCGAAGTCGGTGTACGAGCTCGATCCCGAGGGCATGACGCCGATCGCGGGCGGCGACGCCGACGCCCCCTCGATCGAACTGATGCCCGGCGAGACGGCCGAACTGCCGGACGGCCTCGGCTCGATCACCTTCGAGCACGCCGACCCCGATGCCGTCGACGGCGACTTCTCGCACAGCGTCAAGCGCTTCGCGTCCTTCGACATCCACCACGACCCGGTGCAGGGATGGGTGCTGACCTTCGCGATCCTCATCCTCGGCGGTCTCATGGTCTCGCTCTTCGTGCCCCGCCGTCGCGTGTGGGTGAAGGCCCGCACCGAGGCCGACGGCGGATTCGTCCTCGAGTACGCGGGACTCGCCCGCGGCGAGGACCACCGCCTCGACGAGGCCGTCGCCGCCATCGCGGTCAAGCACGCCGAACGGCTCGGCATCGACCCGGCCGCCGGTGCCGAACCCGACGCCCGACCCGAGACATCTTCGACGTAA
- the ccsB gene encoding c-type cytochrome biogenesis protein CcsB — MAVYALAFVAFAIDLAKRSAAATAAADAARTADRELVAAGGARGRGTASTGGTASTAAPAAKPAYGRSAPLRVGVALTVIAWLVHLAADVLRGVAAGRVPWANMYEFALTGTLIVTTVFLVVIAVSRKTDLRFLGTFITGLVLVLLGMAAVNFYVSVVPLPPALQSIWLVIHVFVATASVGFFALGFALSLVQLLQFRREQLLAASKAAKLTFLATLPSSEQLETLAYRVNIVGFILWTFTLMAGSIWAESAWGRYWGWDTKEVWTFIIWVVYAGYIHARATRGWRGNRSAWLSMIGFATVLFNFTVVNLFFKGLHAYSGL; from the coding sequence ATGGCCGTGTACGCCCTCGCGTTCGTCGCCTTCGCCATCGACCTCGCGAAACGCTCGGCTGCGGCGACGGCTGCGGCGGATGCCGCACGCACCGCAGACCGCGAGCTCGTCGCCGCGGGCGGGGCACGGGGGCGCGGCACGGCATCCACCGGCGGCACGGCATCCACCGCCGCCCCGGCCGCCAAGCCCGCCTACGGCCGCTCGGCGCCGCTGCGCGTCGGCGTCGCCCTCACCGTCATCGCCTGGCTCGTGCACCTGGCCGCCGACGTGCTCCGCGGCGTCGCCGCCGGCCGCGTGCCGTGGGCGAACATGTACGAGTTCGCCCTCACCGGCACCCTCATCGTCACGACCGTCTTCCTCGTCGTCATCGCCGTCTCCCGCAAGACCGACCTGCGCTTCCTCGGCACCTTCATCACCGGACTCGTGCTCGTGCTGCTCGGCATGGCCGCGGTCAACTTCTACGTCTCGGTCGTGCCGCTGCCGCCGGCGCTGCAGTCGATCTGGCTCGTCATCCACGTCTTCGTCGCGACCGCCTCGGTCGGCTTCTTCGCCCTCGGCTTCGCGCTCTCGCTCGTGCAGCTCCTGCAGTTCCGCCGCGAGCAGCTGCTGGCCGCCTCCAAGGCCGCCAAGCTCACGTTCCTGGCGACCCTGCCGTCGTCCGAGCAGCTCGAAACCCTCGCCTACCGGGTCAATATCGTCGGCTTCATCCTCTGGACCTTCACCCTCATGGCCGGCTCCATCTGGGCCGAATCGGCCTGGGGCCGCTATTGGGGCTGGGACACCAAGGAGGTGTGGACCTTCATCATCTGGGTGGTCTACGCCGGCTACATCCACGCCCGCGCCACGCGCGGCTGGCGCGGCAACCGCTCCGCCTGGCTGTCGATGATCGGCTTCGCGACGGTGCTGTTCAACTTCACCGTGGTGAACCTCTTCTTCAAGGGCCTGCACGCCTACTCGGGGCTCTGA
- a CDS encoding DUF2207 domain-containing protein: protein MRWGCLIGAAVAACLLAAGPAAAASPASAASLGSPASLGEGAASGEARAAASAAGTVGRDPASTGGVEALGPVRADVDDFSFASMDADYTLTRADDGTSRLRVVETFVAVFPDTDQNHGMRRAIPDEYNGQPLWPEFVSVTDEHGTPRPAEVEHDEGVFQITSRDDAFLHGAQTFVFTYDVENVTWDFPDTGLEFYWDVNGVDWPQHFGSVTATVHLDAGLAGQLSGRQACYQGVQDSTETCDIAVESAGDGGATITAGTDALGPHETVSIAIGFSDGAFQVYDTSYLGSGWGWAQGVAGAGMLGVVGWAAVVRRRKLRDEPGRPTIIAEYEPPREVDALESAVLLGRTDKAIPAEVLEQAIVGSIRIVELPKKSLGKAKLQAELVDRSLADGDGELLLAGLFREGPPGATYTFGKQDSRLSSAAQRIQKAAATELETRGIRRRVPGGVRAWPIVAAVVLGIVVAFFGIMALGSYAGGFVPIAFMIGAGVVFFIVVAMLARKPLTAKGAEVRDHLKGLEEFIDWAEADRIRMLQSPTGAERRPVDVDDPRQLLKIYEPLLPYAVVFGQEKEWSKRLMLLYTAAAITPVWYYGSGSFDAASFSSSISSLSSAASSSSSTSGGSAGGGSAGGGGGGGGGGGV, encoded by the coding sequence ATGCGTTGGGGATGTCTGATCGGGGCCGCGGTTGCGGCATGCCTGCTCGCGGCCGGGCCGGCAGCGGCCGCCTCGCCCGCCTCGGCCGCCTCGCTCGGCTCGCCCGCCTCGCTCGGGGAGGGCGCCGCGTCCGGTGAGGCGCGCGCCGCGGCATCCGCTGCGGGAACCGTCGGGCGCGACCCGGCATCCACCGGGGGAGTCGAGGCGCTCGGCCCCGTCCGCGCCGACGTCGACGACTTCTCGTTCGCGTCGATGGATGCCGACTACACCCTCACCCGCGCCGACGACGGCACGAGCCGGCTGCGCGTCGTCGAGACCTTCGTCGCCGTCTTCCCCGACACCGACCAGAACCACGGGATGCGGCGGGCGATCCCCGACGAGTACAACGGGCAGCCGCTGTGGCCCGAGTTCGTCTCGGTCACCGACGAGCACGGCACCCCGCGGCCCGCGGAGGTCGAGCACGACGAGGGCGTCTTCCAGATCACGAGCCGCGACGACGCCTTCCTGCACGGCGCGCAGACCTTCGTCTTCACCTACGACGTCGAGAACGTCACCTGGGACTTCCCCGACACCGGGCTCGAGTTCTACTGGGACGTCAACGGCGTCGACTGGCCGCAGCATTTCGGCTCCGTCACCGCGACCGTGCATCTCGACGCCGGCCTGGCCGGGCAGCTGAGCGGTCGGCAGGCCTGCTACCAGGGGGTGCAGGACTCCACCGAGACGTGCGACATCGCGGTCGAATCCGCCGGGGACGGCGGGGCGACGATCACCGCCGGCACCGATGCGCTCGGCCCCCACGAGACCGTCTCGATCGCGATCGGCTTTTCCGACGGCGCCTTCCAGGTCTACGACACCTCGTATCTCGGCAGCGGATGGGGCTGGGCGCAGGGCGTCGCCGGCGCCGGCATGCTCGGCGTCGTCGGCTGGGCGGCCGTCGTGCGGCGCCGAAAGCTGCGCGACGAACCCGGGCGGCCGACGATCATCGCCGAGTATGAACCGCCCCGCGAGGTCGACGCCCTCGAGTCGGCGGTGCTGCTCGGCCGCACCGACAAAGCCATCCCGGCCGAGGTGCTCGAGCAGGCCATCGTCGGCTCGATCCGCATCGTCGAACTGCCGAAGAAGAGCCTCGGCAAGGCGAAGCTGCAGGCCGAGCTCGTCGACCGCTCCCTCGCCGACGGCGACGGCGAGCTGCTGCTCGCGGGACTCTTCCGCGAGGGCCCGCCCGGCGCCACATACACCTTCGGCAAACAGGACAGCCGTCTCTCCTCGGCGGCCCAGCGCATCCAGAAGGCGGCCGCGACCGAACTGGAGACGCGCGGCATCCGCCGCCGGGTGCCGGGCGGCGTTCGCGCCTGGCCGATCGTCGCCGCCGTCGTGCTCGGGATCGTCGTGGCCTTCTTCGGCATCATGGCCCTCGGCTCCTACGCCGGCGGCTTCGTGCCGATCGCCTTCATGATCGGCGCCGGCGTCGTGTTCTTCATCGTCGTCGCGATGCTCGCTCGCAAACCGCTCACCGCGAAGGGCGCCGAGGTCCGCGATCACCTGAAGGGCCTCGAGGAGTTCATCGACTGGGCCGAGGCCGACCGCATCCGCATGCTGCAGTCGCCCACGGGCGCCGAACGCCGCCCGGTCGACGTCGACGACCCCCGCCAACTGCTGAAGATCTACGAGCCGCTGCTGCCGTACGCCGTCGTCTTCGGGCAGGAGAAGGAGTGGTCGAAGCGCCTCATGCTGCTCTACACGGCCGCCGCGATCACCCCCGTCTGGTACTACGGCTCCGGCTCCTTCGATGCGGCCTCGTTCTCCTCGAGCATCTCATCGCTGTCGTCGGCGGCGAGCTCCTCCTCGTCGACGAGCGGCGGTTCCGCGGGCGGCGGCTCCGCCGGCGGGGGTGGCGGCGGAGGCGGCGGGGGCGGCGTATGA
- a CDS encoding MFS transporter — MTAQRTAPRVPAPTGRLPLGGLLALAAVAFTAVVTEILPAGLLPAMSTELGVGESQIGALVAVYAVATAVTAIPLIALTRSIPRRPLLLTTVIGLSAANLVTAVADDYTVILVARTIGGALAGLIWATAPGYAMRLVTPDRAGRALSVAMIGTPLAFAFGSPIATAIGAALGWRAAFAIMAALGLALAAWAAIALPARPGEASARRPSLSAVVRMPGLAAVLATIAAFVLAHNVAYTYIAPLTVASGVAARLDLGLLVFGISAVAGVLTAGRLADRMPRGAVIGAAALLGAAMLAFGLLGAWPVAVYAALVVWGAAYGSAPTLLQSAPARIAGDAADVAQSMVVAVWNASIAGGAFLGGAVLDGLGAGALPWAALALIAVAALTAGTVRAAFRPVR; from the coding sequence ATGACCGCTCAGCGCACCGCACCCCGCGTGCCCGCACCCACCGGCCGCCTCCCCCTCGGCGGGCTGCTCGCCCTCGCCGCCGTCGCCTTCACTGCCGTCGTCACCGAGATCCTCCCGGCGGGCCTGCTGCCGGCGATGAGCACCGAACTCGGCGTCGGCGAGTCGCAGATCGGCGCCCTCGTCGCCGTCTACGCCGTCGCGACCGCCGTCACCGCGATCCCGCTCATCGCGCTCACCCGATCCATCCCCCGGCGGCCGCTGCTGCTCACGACCGTCATCGGACTGTCGGCCGCGAACCTCGTCACCGCCGTCGCCGACGACTACACCGTCATCCTCGTCGCCCGCACGATCGGCGGCGCCCTCGCCGGCCTGATCTGGGCCACCGCGCCCGGCTATGCGATGCGCCTCGTCACCCCTGACCGCGCCGGCCGCGCGCTCTCGGTCGCGATGATCGGCACCCCGCTCGCCTTCGCCTTCGGCTCGCCCATCGCGACCGCCATCGGCGCGGCCCTCGGGTGGCGCGCGGCCTTCGCGATCATGGCCGCGCTCGGCCTCGCCCTCGCCGCCTGGGCCGCGATCGCGCTGCCCGCCCGGCCGGGCGAAGCATCCGCCCGCCGGCCCTCGCTTTCGGCGGTGGTGCGGATGCCGGGGCTCGCCGCCGTGCTCGCGACGATCGCCGCATTCGTCCTCGCCCACAACGTCGCCTACACGTACATCGCGCCGCTCACGGTCGCCTCGGGCGTCGCCGCGCGGCTCGACCTCGGACTGCTCGTGTTCGGGATCTCGGCGGTCGCGGGCGTGCTCACGGCAGGCCGCCTCGCCGACCGGATGCCGCGGGGCGCCGTGATCGGTGCCGCCGCGCTCCTCGGAGCCGCGATGCTCGCCTTCGGCCTGCTCGGCGCCTGGCCGGTCGCGGTCTACGCGGCGCTCGTGGTGTGGGGAGCCGCCTACGGCTCGGCGCCGACCCTGCTGCAGTCCGCCCCCGCGCGCATCGCCGGTGACGCGGCCGACGTCGCCCAGTCGATGGTGGTCGCCGTCTGGAACGCATCGATCGCCGGCGGCGCCTTCCTCGGCGGCGCCGTGCTCGACGGTCTCGGGGCCGGCGCGCTGCCGTGGGCGGCGCTGGCGCTCATCGCCGTCGCCGCACTCACCGCCGGCACCGTCCGCGCTGCCTTCCGGCCGGTGCGTTGA
- a CDS encoding MerR family transcriptional regulator, whose protein sequence is MKVKSSGEDEMRIGELAARTGVSTRLLRYYEEQGLLDATRTGNGYRDYDEDAVERVERVRRLIDAGVPTAVIHDMLPCLLNGLAATPRIDADVARTLEAHRDQLESRIACLSRSRDAVADYLRRAEPLG, encoded by the coding sequence GTGAAGGTCAAGTCGTCGGGGGAGGACGAGATGCGCATCGGAGAGCTCGCCGCACGAACGGGAGTCTCGACGAGACTGCTGCGCTACTACGAAGAGCAGGGCCTGCTCGATGCGACGCGAACCGGCAACGGCTACCGCGACTACGACGAGGACGCCGTCGAACGCGTCGAACGCGTCCGCAGGCTCATCGACGCGGGCGTGCCGACCGCGGTCATCCACGACATGCTGCCTTGCCTGCTGAACGGCCTCGCGGCCACGCCCCGCATCGACGCCGACGTCGCCCGCACCCTCGAAGCGCATCGCGATCAGCTCGAGAGCCGCATCGCGTGTCTCTCGCGCAGCCGCGACGCCGTCGCCGACTACCTGCGGCGGGCCGAACCGCTCGGATGA
- a CDS encoding o-succinylbenzoate synthase encodes MDAVPELGEIARTARVVALPMVTRFRGITVREAMLFEGPEGWTEFSPFVEYDDREATAWLAGAIDYGWRAAPEPVRDTVPVNATVPAVDADEVAAVLERFPGCRTAKVKVADPGQTLAQDVARVAAVREALGPEGRVRVDANAGWGVDAAERAVHALAPFDLEYVEQPCASVPELAELRERIAYLDVPVAADESVRKADDPLAVAEAGAADVIVVKAQPLGGIHRVLDLTRRTGLPVVVSSALDTSIGLAMGVRLAAAMPELPYDCGLGTASLFTGDVVDAPLRPVAGALPVGRCRPAPTLLDRYAAPPARFDWWMERLGRVHAVLAASAPA; translated from the coding sequence ATGGATGCAGTGCCCGAGCTCGGCGAGATCGCGCGGACGGCGCGGGTGGTCGCGCTGCCGATGGTGACGCGGTTCCGCGGCATCACGGTGCGCGAGGCGATGCTGTTCGAGGGGCCGGAGGGCTGGACCGAGTTCTCGCCCTTCGTCGAATACGACGACCGGGAGGCGACGGCGTGGCTCGCCGGCGCGATCGATTACGGGTGGCGGGCGGCGCCGGAGCCTGTGCGCGACACGGTGCCGGTGAACGCGACGGTGCCCGCGGTGGATGCCGACGAGGTCGCCGCCGTGCTCGAACGGTTCCCGGGCTGCCGCACGGCGAAGGTGAAGGTCGCCGACCCCGGGCAGACGCTCGCGCAGGATGTGGCGCGCGTCGCCGCCGTCCGCGAAGCGCTCGGGCCGGAGGGCCGAGTCCGGGTCGACGCGAATGCGGGGTGGGGGGTGGATGCCGCCGAGCGCGCCGTGCACGCCCTCGCACCGTTCGACCTGGAGTACGTCGAGCAGCCGTGCGCGAGCGTGCCGGAGCTCGCAGAACTGCGGGAGCGCATCGCCTACCTCGACGTGCCGGTCGCCGCCGACGAGTCGGTGCGCAAAGCCGACGACCCGCTCGCCGTCGCCGAAGCCGGTGCGGCCGATGTGATCGTCGTCAAGGCGCAGCCGCTCGGCGGCATCCACCGCGTGCTGGACCTGACCCGGCGCACGGGCCTGCCCGTCGTCGTCTCAAGCGCCCTCGACACGAGCATCGGGCTCGCGATGGGGGTCCGGCTGGCCGCGGCCATGCCGGAGCTGCCGTACGACTGCGGGCTCGGCACCGCTTCGTTGTTCACCGGCGACGTGGTGGATGCCCCGCTCCGGCCGGTCGCCGGCGCCCTGCCCGTGGGCCGCTGCCGGCCCGCGCCGACGCTGCTCGACCGCTACGCGGCGCCCCCCGCGCGCTTCGACTGGTGGATGGAGCGGCTGGGCCGCGTGCATGCGGTGCTCGCGGCATCCGCACCCGCATGA
- a CDS encoding MFS transporter, which produces MTRTDAPLRRNPGFRRLVATTVSNEFSSAIGAIVLPLLVLGSTGSATLAGAVLFVTQAVLIASQVFGGALVDRYSASRTLRASSALQALGWAAVLAGTLLGGGWLILLGAALAAAASGVDGPSEHTLIKHVVPQAALGRATAVSQGREAAAGLAGKPVGGLLFGISAQLALGVQVVLHVVAAVCTPRVSVNRERTAPEPFLASLRAGFGMVIRHPGLRGLALVAGVANLPVIMMPLTLLADYQANGVPAGMIGILSSAFVLGMLVGAFLAGPLASRMPLGILGIIGIGAFAIGQVVVVFTHANFWVTVVVLAVSALPLPAFNSAIGAYTAAVTPAAAMGRVVAASGVPGMILMPIGSLLAGVLFDAQGVLVPLIVSASAAVASAVLMLASRSIRRIPKVSELREEVPAGA; this is translated from the coding sequence ATGACGCGGACCGACGCACCGCTGCGGCGCAATCCCGGGTTTCGGCGACTCGTTGCGACGACGGTGTCGAACGAGTTCTCATCGGCGATCGGCGCGATCGTGCTTCCGCTGCTCGTGCTGGGCAGCACCGGCTCGGCGACACTTGCGGGAGCTGTGCTCTTCGTCACCCAGGCGGTCCTCATCGCATCGCAGGTGTTCGGCGGGGCCTTGGTCGACAGATACTCGGCCTCTCGGACCTTGCGCGCGTCGTCGGCGTTGCAGGCACTCGGATGGGCGGCGGTCCTTGCCGGCACACTGCTCGGCGGCGGTTGGCTGATCTTGCTCGGCGCAGCCCTGGCGGCGGCAGCCTCCGGGGTCGACGGCCCGAGCGAACACACCCTCATCAAGCATGTGGTGCCGCAGGCCGCCCTCGGGCGTGCGACGGCAGTCAGTCAGGGCCGTGAAGCCGCGGCGGGCCTCGCCGGCAAGCCCGTCGGCGGATTGCTCTTCGGCATCTCCGCCCAGCTTGCCCTCGGCGTTCAGGTCGTCCTGCATGTGGTCGCAGCGGTGTGCACGCCACGGGTGTCGGTGAACCGGGAGCGCACCGCACCGGAACCGTTCCTCGCTTCGTTGCGCGCCGGGTTCGGCATGGTCATCCGGCATCCAGGGCTTCGAGGCCTCGCCCTCGTGGCCGGCGTCGCGAATCTGCCGGTCATCATGATGCCGCTCACGCTGCTCGCGGACTACCAGGCCAACGGTGTTCCTGCCGGAATGATCGGCATCCTGTCGAGCGCCTTCGTGCTCGGGATGCTCGTCGGCGCGTTTCTCGCGGGGCCGCTTGCGTCGCGGATGCCGCTCGGCATCCTTGGCATCATCGGAATCGGGGCCTTCGCGATCGGCCAAGTCGTGGTCGTGTTCACCCACGCGAATTTCTGGGTGACGGTCGTCGTGCTCGCGGTTTCGGCGCTCCCTCTGCCTGCCTTCAACTCGGCCATCGGCGCGTATACGGCCGCCGTCACCCCGGCTGCAGCGATGGGGCGGGTCGTCGCGGCGAGCGGTGTGCCCGGGATGATCCTGATGCCGATCGGATCCCTGCTTGCAGGAGTGTTGTTCGACGCGCAGGGGGTGCTCGTACCGCTCATCGTATCGGCGTCCGCCGCCGTGGCCTCCGCGGTGCTCATGCTCGCGAGCCGGAGCATCCGGCGCATCCCGAAGGTGTCCGAGCTTCGAGAAGAGGTGCCCGCAGGAGCGTGA